The following are encoded in a window of Aerococcus sanguinicola genomic DNA:
- a CDS encoding beta-glucosidase: protein MTEQVWLDDSKSPKERAEALVAAMPLEDKIGQLHGGMKTINIYNIDMEAIQNLSEEEYEEQMAQLRVERHVKENEEFSIPRMRVTNGPVGVGMGDGYPSPKATALPMTIGVAASFDPLLAYEYGDIIGCETRTLGQHALEGPAVCLHRLPISGRNFEYFSEDPYLSGRMGVEVTKAIQSHDVIAMGKHFVLNDQEDERFRHSVEASDQVMRELYLLPFEMLVKDGKISSIMSSYNRIRGVYGTEYRETLTEILRHEWGFEGYVQSDFWSTRSAAPSLNAGLDLEMPDAKWFNEDNIKAALEDQSLEEKTIDRALIRRFTQMFRFNQFDWEYNPGEIDAKGHGERARKIGQASAVLLKNDKKLLPVDPADYDHILLVGQEKFAGQACNGGGGSSKVEPIYTVKPEDGLKDVLGDLGAKTELETVIVEDNLSNIEAALAKAKAADLVIIMAGIVASEGFDLAKPSLPNQQDIMVEQLLAVNSQSILVLKDSTPVLMPWIDDAHTVLETWNQGTEDGHVAADLIFGLANPSGKVPTTYAKREEDLVYYDHPERHPGVDEGDGYPVIRYSEGLEMGYRWYQANDIESLFPFGYGLSYTDFEVTDVELKRTEDQAKDAPFEVTATVSNTGDRDGAEVVQVYVGIPQDQQPPKRLIAFQKVQLEAGHSKAISITIDPQATHHPLSVWDRGAHDFVIPNGDFTLYVGTSSEDNSASFNFTIED from the coding sequence ATGACAGAACAAGTTTGGTTAGACGACTCCAAGTCGCCTAAGGAGCGAGCAGAAGCCCTGGTCGCTGCTATGCCTTTAGAAGATAAGATTGGGCAATTGCACGGTGGCATGAAGACCATCAATATTTACAACATTGATATGGAAGCCATCCAGAATTTATCCGAAGAAGAATATGAAGAACAGATGGCCCAATTGCGGGTGGAACGCCATGTTAAAGAGAATGAAGAGTTTTCGATTCCCCGCATGCGGGTGACCAATGGCCCAGTAGGCGTGGGTATGGGGGATGGCTATCCGAGCCCCAAGGCGACTGCCCTGCCCATGACCATCGGGGTGGCAGCTTCCTTCGATCCCCTCTTAGCCTATGAATACGGGGATATTATCGGGTGCGAGACTCGGACGCTGGGCCAACATGCCCTGGAAGGTCCCGCTGTTTGCCTCCACCGCCTGCCCATTTCAGGCCGGAACTTTGAATACTTCTCCGAGGACCCTTACCTGAGTGGTCGGATGGGGGTAGAAGTGACCAAGGCTATCCAGAGCCATGATGTGATCGCTATGGGTAAACACTTCGTCCTCAACGACCAGGAAGATGAACGCTTCCGCCACAGCGTGGAAGCTTCAGACCAAGTGATGCGGGAACTGTACTTGCTGCCCTTTGAAATGCTAGTGAAGGACGGGAAGATTTCTTCGATTATGAGCTCTTACAACCGGATCCGCGGCGTTTACGGAACGGAATACCGGGAAACTCTGACCGAAATTCTTCGCCATGAATGGGGCTTCGAGGGCTATGTTCAGTCCGACTTCTGGTCTACCCGGTCGGCTGCCCCTTCGCTCAATGCTGGATTAGACTTAGAGATGCCTGATGCCAAGTGGTTCAATGAAGACAATATCAAAGCGGCCCTTGAAGACCAAAGTCTGGAAGAGAAGACGATTGACCGGGCCCTCATCCGTCGCTTCACCCAAATGTTCCGCTTCAACCAGTTCGATTGGGAATACAATCCGGGTGAAATTGACGCTAAGGGCCATGGGGAACGTGCCCGCAAGATTGGCCAAGCTTCAGCCGTCTTACTCAAGAACGATAAGAAGCTGTTACCTGTGGACCCTGCTGACTACGACCATATCCTCCTGGTCGGTCAAGAAAAATTCGCTGGCCAAGCCTGCAATGGGGGTGGGGGCTCTTCCAAGGTTGAACCAATCTATACCGTCAAACCTGAAGACGGTTTGAAGGATGTCCTAGGAGACCTGGGTGCTAAGACTGAGCTCGAGACCGTAATTGTAGAAGATAATCTCTCGAATATTGAAGCGGCTCTAGCTAAGGCTAAAGCGGCTGACTTGGTCATTATTATGGCAGGGATTGTGGCTTCTGAAGGCTTTGACTTGGCCAAACCGAGTCTACCTAACCAACAAGATATTATGGTAGAACAGCTCCTGGCTGTTAACTCCCAAAGTATCTTAGTCCTAAAAGATTCGACGCCCGTCCTCATGCCCTGGATTGATGACGCCCACACCGTCCTTGAAACCTGGAACCAGGGAACAGAAGATGGCCATGTGGCAGCTGACCTGATCTTTGGTTTAGCCAATCCTTCAGGTAAGGTACCAACCACTTACGCTAAGCGAGAAGAAGACCTGGTCTACTATGACCATCCTGAACGGCATCCGGGTGTGGATGAAGGAGACGGTTATCCTGTCATTCGTTACTCAGAAGGGCTTGAAATGGGCTATCGCTGGTACCAAGCCAATGACATCGAATCCCTTTTCCCCTTCGGCTACGGTTTGTCCTATACCGACTTTGAAGTGACAGATGTCGAGCTGAAGCGGACAGAAGACCAAGCTAAGGATGCGCCTTTTGAAGTCACAGCTACCGTCAGCAATACGGGTGACCGTGACGGAGCCGAAGTGGTCCAAGTTTACGTCGGCATCCCTCAAGACCAACAGCCACCTAAGCGCTTGATCGCCTTCCAAAAGGTTCAGCTAGAAGCTGGCCATTCCAAGGCCATCTCCATCACCATCGATCCGCAGGCGACCCACCATCCACTATCCGTATGGGACCGTGGCGCCCACGACTTTGTCATCCCTAATGGTGACTTTACCCTCTACGTCGGCACTTCTAGTGAAGACAATAGCGCTAGCTTTAACTTCACCATTGAAGATTAA
- a CDS encoding PhoH family protein yields MTAADATYTYQIDHPDIAQQIFGSQDRHLDFLERSFEAEVFARGNEVVVKGEEGPQIIDLIKTLEGLLLKGQVLEEADIVTAIKMAKKGTLSYFVNLYDEAIGKTYDGKEIRAKSAGQKRYVEAVKKHPVTFGIGPAGTGKTYLAVVLAVSALRKGEVKRLVLTRPAVEAGESLGFLPGDLKEKVDPYLRPIYDALYAIYGLEQTERLIERGVIEIAPLAYMRGRTLDDAFVILDEAQNTTIAQMKMFLTRLGFGSKMIVNGDRTQIDLPRGVKSGLIDAQHKLQDLSDIAFVSFDTSDVVRHPVVAAIIQAYEN; encoded by the coding sequence TTGACAGCAGCAGATGCGACATACACTTACCAGATTGATCATCCAGATATTGCCCAACAAATTTTTGGCAGCCAGGACCGCCATTTGGATTTCTTGGAGCGAAGCTTTGAGGCAGAAGTCTTTGCCCGCGGAAATGAGGTCGTGGTGAAGGGGGAGGAAGGCCCGCAGATCATTGACTTGATCAAGACCTTGGAAGGCTTACTCCTCAAGGGACAAGTCCTGGAAGAAGCCGATATCGTAACCGCCATTAAGATGGCTAAGAAGGGGACCCTCTCCTACTTTGTCAACCTCTACGATGAAGCGATTGGGAAAACCTACGACGGTAAGGAGATCCGAGCTAAGTCTGCCGGACAGAAACGCTATGTCGAGGCCGTGAAGAAGCATCCAGTGACTTTCGGGATTGGACCGGCTGGGACCGGGAAGACCTATCTGGCCGTGGTTCTAGCTGTCTCCGCCCTGAGAAAAGGTGAGGTCAAGCGTCTCGTCCTCACTCGTCCCGCCGTGGAAGCGGGAGAGAGCCTGGGCTTCTTGCCCGGCGACTTGAAGGAGAAGGTCGACCCTTATCTCCGGCCGATCTATGATGCCCTCTATGCTATCTACGGCTTGGAGCAGACGGAGCGCTTAATCGAGCGCGGCGTCATTGAAATTGCACCCCTGGCTTACATGCGGGGACGGACCTTGGATGACGCCTTTGTTATCCTCGATGAGGCGCAAAATACAACCATTGCCCAGATGAAGATGTTTTTAACTCGTCTCGGCTTTGGGTCCAAAATGATTGTCAACGGGGACCGGACTCAGATTGACCTGCCGCGCGGGGTAAAGTCTGGTCTGATCGATGCCCAGCACAAGCTGCAAGATCTCTCCGATATTGCTTTTGTCTCCTTTGATACGTCGGATGTGGTCCGCCATCCCGTCGTGGCTGCCATTATCCAAGCCTATGAAAACTAA
- a CDS encoding diacylglycerol kinase, producing the protein MDSNDQNKEQVGKNRHFLGALGHAHDGLRFALHHERNFRFQLAMVPLLGALGLYLGLKPTEWALLALACGLVLLAELFNTSVEWLCDLVVGDHFHPLVKTIKDVAAGTVLLMTLVAIFVGFVIFGSYIL; encoded by the coding sequence ATGGACTCAAACGATCAGAATAAGGAACAAGTCGGCAAGAACCGCCACTTCCTAGGGGCCTTGGGGCATGCCCATGACGGCCTGCGCTTTGCCCTCCACCATGAACGAAATTTTCGCTTCCAACTGGCCATGGTTCCCTTGCTGGGAGCTTTGGGCCTATACCTCGGCTTAAAGCCTACGGAATGGGCCTTGCTCGCTCTAGCTTGCGGCCTGGTCCTTTTGGCTGAACTTTTCAATACCAGTGTGGAATGGCTCTGTGACCTGGTAGTGGGAGACCACTTCCACCCCTTGGTCAAGACCATCAAAGATGTCGCGGCAGGGACCGTCCTCTTGATGACCCTGGTGGCTATATTTGTCGGTTTTGTTATTTTTGGTTCCTATATTCTTTAA
- a CDS encoding pyruvate, water dikinase regulatory protein, with translation MSEDQTKIFYVLSDAVGTIAKDALNNAFVQFPNIEYKVRIFPFVHYTDYLKRILKSAKDCQASIISTFIKEELEEVAKDYCEANDLFYYNLIDPLVQHIAKEADQAPRQKPGNKKALDKDYYRRIEAIEFAVKNDDGKHPADFKKADIVLLGISRTSKTPLSLFLANQGYKVTNLPLVPEAHLPEELYEVDPEKIIGLTNDVNVLNKFRRERLRSYGIQELGRYSDDQRIQKELDYADQIYAELGCPVINVADRSIEETATLILMFLNFQEKEAEE, from the coding sequence ATGAGTGAAGACCAAACAAAAATTTTTTATGTCCTATCCGATGCGGTAGGAACCATTGCTAAGGATGCCTTGAACAACGCCTTTGTCCAGTTTCCAAATATCGAATACAAGGTGCGCATCTTTCCCTTTGTCCATTATACGGACTATCTCAAACGGATTCTGAAGTCGGCCAAAGACTGCCAGGCCTCTATTATTTCCACATTTATTAAGGAAGAATTAGAGGAGGTGGCCAAGGACTACTGTGAGGCTAATGACCTCTTCTACTACAACTTAATCGATCCCCTCGTCCAACATATCGCTAAGGAAGCGGACCAGGCCCCCCGGCAGAAACCAGGTAACAAGAAAGCCTTGGACAAGGACTACTACCGGCGGATCGAAGCCATTGAATTCGCGGTCAAAAACGATGATGGCAAACATCCCGCTGACTTCAAGAAGGCGGATATTGTTCTCTTAGGGATCTCACGTACCTCGAAGACCCCGCTCAGTCTCTTTCTCGCCAACCAGGGATACAAGGTCACCAACCTCCCCCTGGTTCCCGAAGCCCACTTACCTGAAGAGCTCTATGAGGTTGACCCTGAAAAAATTATCGGACTAACCAATGATGTCAATGTCCTCAACAAGTTTCGAAGGGAACGCCTCCGCTCTTACGGCATCCAGGAACTAGGCCGCTATAGCGACGACCAGCGTATCCAAAAAGAACTGGACTATGCGGATCAGATTTACGCTGAACTCGGCTGTCCAGTCATCAATGTCGCTGACCGAAGCATCGAAGAAACCGCCACCCTCATCCTCATGTTCCTCAATTTCCAGGAAAAAGAAGCTGAAGAATGA
- the era gene encoding GTPase Era, with protein sequence MKENTHDTFKSGFIAIVGRPNVGKSTLMNQIVGQKVAIMSDKAQTTRNKIQAIYTSSNSQMIFIDTPGIHKPKNELDDYMLQSAYQALDEVEAILMLVSADEKIGPGDRFIMDKVKDRESPAFLIVNKTDKVSEEDLAAYMADIPNPEAFEQIIPMSALNSGQVEGLIAKLEDLLPEGPQYYPEDQLTDHPEYFVVSELIREQILQKTREEIPHSVAVTVDKMQKDELDRVHVYANIIVERKSQKGIIIGKGGKMIKSIGTGARKEIENLLGSKVFLELWVKVEKKWRDKKSLLKEFGYNTKQDY encoded by the coding sequence TTGAAGGAAAATACACACGATACGTTTAAATCAGGCTTTATTGCCATTGTCGGTCGACCTAATGTGGGCAAGTCGACCCTGATGAATCAAATTGTCGGCCAAAAAGTCGCCATCATGAGCGACAAAGCCCAGACCACCCGCAATAAGATCCAGGCTATCTACACCAGTTCCAACAGCCAGATGATCTTTATTGATACACCGGGCATCCATAAGCCCAAGAATGAGCTGGATGATTACATGCTCCAGAGTGCCTACCAGGCTTTAGACGAGGTGGAAGCTATCCTCATGCTGGTCAGTGCGGACGAAAAGATCGGCCCGGGTGACCGCTTTATCATGGACAAGGTCAAGGACCGGGAGAGCCCCGCTTTCCTGATCGTCAATAAGACCGATAAAGTCTCTGAGGAAGATTTGGCTGCTTATATGGCCGATATTCCTAATCCAGAAGCCTTTGAGCAAATTATCCCCATGTCTGCCCTGAATTCTGGCCAGGTGGAGGGCTTAATCGCTAAGCTGGAAGACTTATTACCTGAGGGCCCCCAGTATTATCCCGAAGACCAGCTGACTGACCACCCTGAATACTTTGTGGTCAGTGAATTGATCCGGGAACAAATCCTACAGAAGACCCGGGAAGAGATTCCTCATTCGGTGGCCGTCACTGTGGATAAGATGCAAAAGGACGAACTGGACCGGGTCCATGTCTATGCCAATATCATTGTCGAACGCAAGTCCCAAAAAGGGATAATTATCGGCAAGGGTGGCAAGATGATCAAGTCGATCGGGACAGGGGCTCGTAAGGAAATTGAAAACTTGCTAGGGTCCAAGGTCTTCTTGGAACTCTGGGTCAAGGTTGAGAAGAAATGGCGGGACAAGAAGTCCCTGCTCAAGGAATTTGGCTATAACACCAAGCAGGACTATTAG
- a CDS encoding RDD family protein, whose protein sequence is MAKERDDKLQGPLPQLNDQLYHGRLEGEAEAVRHDKQKKAQKLSGQDLLMSYRRHVDRNLVNGFSRKLYAGFWIRLWAFLVDLIFVGALQAILLACVLTFLPDAYLVQWPLVTYLAGQLVLVIYFSLASYLLNGQTLGKALFKLQVVKADQYRLNFGTCFVREGLGKLILTNLPILGLFVVVTPKRQNFMDFFTDTNVVALDQFRFLYEENRI, encoded by the coding sequence ATGGCCAAGGAAAGAGATGACAAGCTCCAAGGACCTCTGCCCCAACTCAATGACCAGCTCTACCACGGCCGTTTAGAAGGGGAGGCAGAGGCCGTCCGACATGATAAGCAAAAGAAGGCTCAGAAACTATCGGGCCAAGACCTGCTCATGTCCTACCGCCGCCATGTCGACCGCAACCTGGTCAACGGCTTTAGCCGCAAACTCTATGCTGGCTTTTGGATCCGGCTCTGGGCCTTTCTCGTGGACCTCATCTTTGTGGGGGCCCTCCAAGCCATCCTCCTGGCCTGCGTCCTGACCTTCCTGCCTGATGCCTACCTAGTCCAGTGGCCCTTAGTGACTTATTTAGCAGGTCAGCTGGTCTTAGTGATCTACTTTAGCCTGGCCTCATATCTATTAAACGGTCAGACTCTGGGCAAGGCCCTCTTCAAGCTCCAGGTCGTTAAGGCAGACCAGTACCGCCTGAATTTCGGCACCTGTTTTGTCCGCGAAGGTTTAGGTAAGCTGATCCTGACGAATTTGCCCATTCTCGGCCTCTTTGTGGTCGTTACGCCTAAGCGTCAGAATTTCATGGACTTCTTTACCGACACCAATGTCGTCGCCCTCGACCAATTCCGTTTCCTCTATGAAGAAAATCGGATTTAA
- the rpsU gene encoding 30S ribosomal protein S21, translating to MSKTVVRKNESLDDALRRFKRTVSKSGTLQEARKREYYEKPSVRRKKKSEAARKRKY from the coding sequence ATGTCAAAAACTGTAGTTCGTAAAAACGAATCTCTTGATGATGCTCTTCGTCGCTTCAAACGCACGGTTTCTAAGTCAGGTACTTTACAAGAAGCACGCAAACGTGAATATTACGAAAAACCATCAGTTCGTCGTAAGAAAAAATCGGAAGCTGCTCGTAAACGTAAATACTAA
- the ybeY gene encoding rRNA maturation RNase YbeY — protein sequence MLTIEFTDKTQALKPEHCQMVQELLAYASDYLDLADQTEMSVTIVDDEEIHQINKTYRGVDRPTDVISFAINDEVADEFEILELPEGMPYELGDLFISIDRVKAQAEEYGHSFERELGFLTVHGFLHLNGYDHMTEEDEKEMFTLQREILDNYGLKRSE from the coding sequence ATGTTAACAATTGAATTTACGGATAAAACCCAAGCCCTTAAGCCCGAGCACTGCCAAATGGTCCAAGAGCTCTTGGCCTATGCCAGCGACTACCTGGACTTAGCTGATCAGACCGAGATGTCGGTGACTATCGTAGATGATGAAGAGATCCACCAGATCAATAAGACCTACCGCGGGGTGGACCGGCCGACTGATGTGATCAGCTTTGCCATCAATGATGAAGTGGCGGATGAATTTGAAATCTTAGAGCTTCCTGAAGGCATGCCTTATGAACTAGGGGACCTCTTTATTTCTATAGATCGGGTCAAGGCCCAAGCTGAAGAATACGGTCACAGCTTTGAACGCGAGCTTGGTTTCTTGACCGTCCATGGCTTCCTCCACCTCAATGGCTATGACCATATGACGGAAGAGGACGAGAAAGAAATGTTTACTTTACAAAGAGAGATTCTAGATAATTATGGACTCAAACGATCAGAATAA
- a CDS encoding Fur family transcriptional regulator, producing MTNFVTESMDELKDAGYKYTQRRADLLAAFDQAEGQYLTAKEVQQTMEDKHPGMSFDTIYRNLKLFSDFHFLEETDVNGEMLFRKHCDPEIGHHHHFICENCGRAFPLEMCPLDFFSDQVPGAEIHSHDFKIMGLCADCSKQGK from the coding sequence ATGACAAATTTTGTGACGGAGTCCATGGATGAACTCAAAGACGCGGGCTACAAGTATACCCAAAGACGGGCCGACCTCCTAGCGGCCTTCGACCAGGCAGAGGGCCAGTATTTGACCGCTAAAGAAGTCCAACAGACCATGGAAGACAAGCATCCGGGGATGAGCTTCGACACCATCTACCGCAACCTGAAGCTCTTCAGTGACTTTCATTTCTTAGAAGAAACTGATGTGAATGGGGAAATGTTATTCCGCAAGCACTGCGACCCTGAAATCGGCCACCACCACCACTTCATCTGTGAGAACTGCGGTCGCGCCTTCCCGCTGGAAATGTGCCCCTTGGATTTCTTCTCCGACCAGGTGCCCGGTGCTGAAATCCATAGCCATGACTTCAAAATTATGGGCCTGTGTGCAGACTGCAGTAAGCAGGGGAAATAG
- a CDS encoding GatB/YqeY domain-containing protein, giving the protein MALIDELNQDIKQAMKAKDKTALSVLRMLKGSVQNEEINEGGTLTEDQEMTVLSRELKQRKDSISEFRAAGREDLAEKTEAELGYVEKYLPKQLSRDEIEAVVKDVIQDTNAQSKADFGKVMGQAVARMKGQAAGSEIQQVVKELLK; this is encoded by the coding sequence ATGGCACTTATTGATGAATTAAATCAAGATATCAAACAAGCCATGAAAGCTAAAGATAAGACAGCCTTATCTGTCTTGAGAATGCTTAAGGGTTCAGTTCAGAATGAAGAAATCAACGAAGGCGGGACTTTAACTGAGGACCAGGAAATGACCGTGCTTTCTCGTGAGTTGAAGCAACGCAAGGACTCGATTTCGGAATTTCGGGCAGCCGGTCGCGAAGACTTGGCTGAGAAGACTGAAGCTGAACTAGGCTATGTTGAAAAGTATTTACCTAAGCAATTAAGCCGCGATGAGATTGAAGCAGTGGTTAAGGATGTTATCCAAGACACCAATGCCCAATCCAAAGCTGACTTTGGTAAGGTAATGGGCCAGGCAGTTGCTCGCATGAAAGGGCAGGCTGCGGGGTCAGAAATTCAACAAGTCGTCAAAGAATTATTAAAATAA
- a CDS encoding 2-keto-3-deoxygluconate permease, producing the protein MFKLMKKVPGGLLLVPMLISALFCTFFPGLFEIGGATEALFTSKGLNYIIGFACLCSGTTLKLNTIRVVLKKEGILILCKIILNVLLGFLFFKFFALPGIFGISAIAYITTIASTNPSLFLALEEEYGTESDSAAFGLLAVLCTPAYPMLVFSVSQATPINWMPIISTLIPVILGVIIGNTDQKLADFLKPGAALSLPFMGWAFGANINLVNALKAGGQGILLTLLFYIPMVVILVLIERYVLKKDGVTSLAMSTIAGMSVSVPALIGATNPAYQAYVDAATAQIAFGVVISSILTPIIAKWLFGHPGQDQHTELKEAKKV; encoded by the coding sequence ATGTTTAAATTGATGAAAAAGGTGCCGGGCGGCCTGCTCCTAGTCCCGATGCTGATCAGCGCTCTTTTTTGTACCTTCTTCCCCGGTCTTTTTGAAATCGGTGGGGCGACAGAGGCCCTCTTTACCTCGAAAGGTTTGAACTATATTATCGGTTTTGCCTGCTTGTGTTCCGGCACTACCCTCAAGCTCAATACCATCCGGGTGGTCCTCAAAAAAGAAGGAATTTTGATCCTCTGTAAAATTATTCTGAATGTTCTACTGGGCTTCCTCTTCTTCAAGTTCTTTGCTTTGCCAGGTATCTTCGGTATCTCTGCCATTGCCTATATTACAACCATCGCATCGACCAACCCCTCCCTCTTCTTAGCCTTAGAAGAAGAATATGGGACGGAAAGCGACTCAGCTGCCTTTGGTTTACTGGCTGTCCTCTGTACGCCAGCCTATCCCATGTTAGTTTTCTCTGTTTCCCAGGCAACCCCTATTAACTGGATGCCGATTATTTCAACCCTGATTCCAGTTATCCTCGGGGTCATTATCGGTAATACCGACCAGAAATTGGCCGACTTCCTCAAACCTGGGGCGGCCCTCTCCCTTCCTTTCATGGGTTGGGCTTTCGGAGCTAATATTAACCTGGTCAATGCCCTCAAAGCAGGCGGGCAAGGGATCCTTCTTACCCTCCTCTTCTATATTCCTATGGTTGTGATCTTAGTCCTCATTGAACGTTATGTCTTAAAGAAGGATGGCGTGACTTCTCTCGCCATGTCAACCATCGCCGGGATGTCGGTGTCTGTTCCAGCCTTAATTGGGGCGACCAATCCGGCCTACCAAGCCTATGTGGATGCAGCAACCGCCCAAATTGCCTTCGGGGTTGTGATCTCAAGTATCCTCACCCCAATTATTGCCAAATGGCTCTTTGGCCATCCCGGTCAAGATCAACATACAGAGCTCAAAGAAGCTAAAAAAGTCTAA